Within Coffea arabica cultivar ET-39 chromosome 4e, Coffea Arabica ET-39 HiFi, whole genome shotgun sequence, the genomic segment TGTTTGAATTCATTGACTAACTGttgaaataaggaaaaaaaggTAGGGGAAATATAGCCATAAAGGGTGGGGGGGAGTTTAGAAAAGAGGAGGCAGAGATTTGAAATGAAGGTTACTTGGGCTGTGATGATGTCCTGAAAAGCACTAACAAATTATTATTGTTGGTTTTGCATTTTAACATCATCAAATGTAAAACCATTCTAGTACTAGAACTTTTGCTGCAAAGTCAatagtttattatttatttttgagagtaaattttacctaaaaaattcagtgtaacttaattaattcaaatttttaatttttagttatcGAACGCAATTGAACATATTAatatctgaatccattaaactTAAGTGTTGAATGAAATTATAGGTATACCAATTTTGCAACGTGCAATGCCTTTTCACGAATCTATTGGTTAGAAACACTTTCATATCCAATTGCCCCTTCTCGTGCAACTCAATGGTTCTTGTCCatattgacccaaaaaaaaaaacaattttggTTCTTGTGCGTAAAATTGGGAGGCATGTTTTATtatagagtaaatcttatatgcactgactgacagtgtatacactgtcatgACTAGATGCATGACACGTGAGCTCTCATCTTATGTTTAAGCTATTTGTTTTGGTGGATGGCGAATGAAAGTTAACACTAATATGATTTACTGTAGAACATCGATCTTTAGTTAGGTAGTTGTTGATCAATATGATGATGCCTTTAAttgcaaattttggtttttttttttaaaaaaaaagttgaaaattcgTGAGACCTGGAAAATGAATGGGAAGGATGGAGTAATAATCGTCTGGCTTGTGGCCTGGAAAGAAAGTGGCAGTTAGGAAGAAGCTAATTTTTCAAGGGTCACTCTAAAGATGACCAAAAATAAAGGGGAATGAAGACCACCAAAAGGCAGAATTAGGGGCTTTGAGTTTCTATTTAAACGTTGATAATAGCCTTTTAAGCTTTTTATCATACCACTGTGAAGTTCAAAAGATTACTAATCTCAGGTCTGTCAAATACTCAGTTTTTACTGCTTAATTGAATCTTGCTGCAGCAAAATTACTTGTTCAAATGTCAATGGCGTTGCTCTCAGGCTTCATAGCCCAAGAACAAAAAAAAGCAAAATCTACCATGTAATCTGTTTCCCAATAATGCTGAATCTTGTGCAATTCTTGTGTtttgttttctcatttttcatcaGACTCTCAAATGCAATTTCAGCATTTTCCCTTCAGTTATTTGGTCCCTGTAAATGCATGTTGAAATCTGAGCTGACAACCCTCCAAATATTGACAGATTCATAAGAGATAGTCAAGTATATGAAGATACAACACCTTGTCTGTGATTCTGCTTGTACAATCTTCAAATTTACTTAGAAATGGAGGGGAAATTTACTAgcctcttccctttttttttctttttttttggttattgtTTTTTCAGGCAAGAACAATACATTAAGGCATGGGAGGGACTGAAGATTCAGGCAAAAATGAGTGTGCAACCAAAACTGAGAAGGACAAGCATGAAAAGAAGGAGAAATCGAAACACAAGGATGAGGATGACAAAGGAGAAAAAAGTgaagagaaggcaaaggacaagaagaaagacaaagataagaagaagaaggatCCTGAAGATAAGAAGGATCTGTCGAAATTAAAGCTTAAGCTTGAAAAGCTTGATGCCAAGATGCAGGCTTTAGCAattaaaagagaagaaattgtCAAGCTTATCAGTGATGCTGAGAAAGCTGCAGCAAATCCAACTGCAGAAGCTGCCGCTCCACCTCCATCTGCTTGAACATTTCTGCGATAGTGCAAGAAATTTAAGATCAAGATCTGTAGAAATTGGCAGATCTTATCTGTTAGATGCCAGAAATTGTGCTGATATGTGTTATAGCATTAGGAAAACATTAAATTATTATTCTGAGACAAAGTTGAAAGTAGAAAGTAAGCTTGTGTATGTATCAAAAGTAGAATTTCCATACAcaaacagatgatgaaaatgcATCTAAATGTTATCCAGACTGGGATTGTAGATTATATATCTGAAAAATAAACCATGGCCTTGAGTGATGGAATTGAAAATAGAAGCAAACCTAGTTTTCACTCAGGGACCATTTAGTTGTGGCATGAATATGATATTGCACTGATATCCAGACTGCATAAATTCTGGATTTGCTAAAGTGGATGCCATAAGGCTAGGAGGCATACCTCCTTGATCCTTCCTCATGCCCATACTTCAAGATTGTTCACACCATTTTCACATTTATATGGTATTTTTGTTGTCCTGATTAATAATAATTCATGTTCATTTActggatgaaaaaaaaaagagagaaccaGAAAATAAAAGTTATCAGACCACCTAAATCACCATTCCAATGTAAATATCTCTAGTACATATTGTGAGAAAgctaaaaatcatcttcattgttGAGGAAGCTGACAAAGAATGGTGGCTTTAAGTATAcaaatcagaaaattagtcAAGCTTGTAGCAGGACTCAAGAGAAACACTAGAGCGTGTCTGAAGCAGGTGAAAGTACTATTGTTTCTTCATGATTATCATGATGAATTTAATTACGACTGCAAACAGATATGATTCTTCCTAAAATGAGTTGCTTATTCTCTTCATATGTTTACAGAGGATGCCTAAGTCGTTGACCTAAAATACTAGGAAGCTTCCTCCAATAGATGTAAATCCAGCAGGAAGTTTCCCATTTTAACAGCTTCTTTCCAATTTTCTAACATAAATTCCTTCTGAGCAAACCGGTGAAACCCCagcatgaaaattttgaagcaGCAATGGGAAGGAAGCCTGGATTTTACTCGGATATCGGAAAAGGTGCCAGAGGTAATTTCAGTAATGCTTCAACTTTCCTTCAGCTTATTCTTCAAAACAAAATATAGCAGTGAGATACAAAATTCCGTTTACATGTTTTGTTCTCAATATACTGAAGCTATAAGTTCAAGATTTCAGGTATTGGTGCAGCAGATATTGCAAAATCTTTATAGTCCTCTAATTTGTTAAGAATTTTTAAAGCAAACATAGCAGAATTCTTTATACATGAATGTAGCAATAACCTGTCAAATGTTCCTCAGGACTTCTGCACGGGTACGTGCATCAGCCACCAATTCATTATCGGCTCGGATGGTTCAACTTGAGTTTTCATCTCCTCAGTGAGAGTATGTTGCTTTGATCTACAGTTTACGGAAGCTTTAGGCTATATTTCCtgttcaattttatttttccattccTGTGTAGCAGATGTTTTCATTGTGCTTCCTCGAGCCCATCAATAACATGTCCAAGAAAGTAATGGGCAACTTTTTATGTTGTCAActgaaattttggacaaaatccAAACTTTTTTCACTTAAACCTTGTGCTTTTTTGTAAATTGCCCAGAAatctcttggatcaaggtgcATTTTGTTGATTGATTGTATCGTTTCCCATTTGTGTTTTGTACGAGGGATTGAACTGCTTGACTAACTCATCCTTTGATGAAATTGTGCAAAGATCCTTCTTTTGTCACAAGAAGGGGGTTTTGAGTACATTTCATCCAAATACACTGCGCAGGAAAGTGTTAAGATATCATAGTTTTGCAGCAGCTTGTTCATATGTCAGGATCTGCACTTAGAACTAGTTTCACCATTAAAATGGAGCTGGTTCTTCTCATCTACTTCCTGTCATGCATCGATCCACGCTTTCAAGAAGTTATATCTGCAACATGTATAATATAACTGCACCAGATATTTGGGGTTCTGTTTGCTTGATGTTTAAAGTGAATTATATCTCATTGTTTTGCAAGATTAACTTACTTTCAATCTCTGAATTTTCACAATCTCTGCAGT encodes:
- the LOC113741848 gene encoding uncharacterized protein, whose product is MGGTEDSGKNECATKTEKDKHEKKEKSKHKDEDDKGEKSEEKAKDKKKDKDKKKKDPEDKKDLSKLKLKLEKLDAKMQALAIKREEIVKLISDAEKAAANPTAEAAAPPPSA